In Halorientalis sp. LT38, a genomic segment contains:
- a CDS encoding acyl-CoA synthetase yields MPWTVMPDYDTHKAARAAFAWDLPESFNPALDFLRKHADTDRTALEYLPRDGPRESYSYRDLDERSDRLAAGLADLGVGPADRVGVVVPQKPQNPITHLANWKLGALSVPLSILYGPDALQYRLNDADATAVVVDPAVRDEVDEAAADCPGLEHVIEIETEAPAGDALGFADVLADPGTSVDSYDATPDTESAILYTSGSTGPPKGVLHSHALWLGRAAASYNYFDRGLGPDATVWTPSDWAWGSALGGTLFATWHHGGTMVAHPREKFDPEAAFELLERFDVTQSFMPPTALRLLMDVEEPAERYDLSLETIAAAGEPLTPEILEWADGELDGVPVNEYYGQTELNLVVANSSGWFETKPGSMGKPLPGYDVAILDPEAAAADEVERLDRGETGEIAVRPHDRSVFFDEYLGLPEKTAGKQVGEWFLTGDLAERDAEGYIWFKSRKDDVIITAGYRVGPMEVEEAILEHDDVAQAGVVGVPDDTRGEIIKAFVEPGAGVEESDRLRGEIRDLVRDRLAEYEYPREIEFVAELPQTTTGKIRRTDLRDRETD; encoded by the coding sequence ATGCCCTGGACGGTGATGCCGGACTACGACACTCACAAGGCCGCCCGCGCGGCGTTCGCGTGGGACCTGCCCGAGTCGTTCAACCCGGCCCTCGACTTCCTGCGGAAACACGCGGACACCGACCGCACGGCGCTCGAGTATCTCCCGCGCGACGGCCCGCGCGAGTCGTATTCGTACCGCGACCTGGACGAGCGCTCGGATCGGCTGGCTGCGGGGCTGGCGGACCTGGGGGTCGGCCCCGCCGACCGCGTGGGGGTCGTCGTCCCACAGAAGCCTCAGAACCCGATCACGCACCTGGCGAACTGGAAACTCGGGGCGCTGTCGGTCCCCCTCTCGATCCTCTACGGGCCCGACGCGCTGCAGTACAGATTGAACGACGCCGACGCGACAGCGGTCGTCGTCGATCCCGCAGTCCGCGACGAAGTCGACGAGGCCGCCGCGGACTGTCCCGGCCTGGAACACGTGATCGAGATCGAGACGGAAGCCCCCGCGGGCGACGCACTCGGGTTCGCCGACGTGCTGGCCGACCCTGGAACGTCGGTCGACTCCTACGACGCCACGCCGGACACGGAGAGCGCGATCCTCTACACGAGCGGCTCGACCGGGCCGCCGAAGGGGGTGCTCCACTCCCACGCGCTCTGGCTGGGTCGCGCGGCCGCCTCGTACAACTACTTCGACCGCGGGCTGGGGCCGGACGCGACGGTCTGGACCCCCTCGGACTGGGCCTGGGGTTCGGCGCTCGGCGGGACCCTGTTCGCCACCTGGCACCACGGCGGGACGATGGTCGCCCACCCGCGAGAGAAGTTCGACCCCGAGGCCGCCTTCGAACTGCTGGAGCGGTTCGACGTGACCCAGTCGTTCATGCCGCCGACGGCGCTGCGGCTCCTGATGGACGTCGAGGAACCGGCCGAGCGATACGACCTCTCCCTCGAGACCATCGCGGCGGCGGGCGAGCCGCTGACGCCAGAGATCCTCGAGTGGGCCGACGGTGAACTCGACGGCGTGCCGGTCAACGAGTACTACGGCCAGACCGAACTCAACCTCGTCGTCGCCAACTCCTCCGGCTGGTTCGAGACGAAGCCGGGGAGCATGGGCAAGCCGCTCCCGGGCTACGACGTGGCGATCCTCGACCCCGAGGCCGCCGCGGCCGACGAGGTCGAACGCCTCGACCGGGGCGAGACCGGCGAGATCGCGGTTCGGCCCCACGATCGGTCCGTCTTCTTCGACGAGTACCTGGGGCTGCCGGAGAAGACGGCCGGAAAGCAGGTGGGCGAGTGGTTCCTGACGGGCGATCTGGCCGAGCGCGACGCCGAGGGGTACATCTGGTTCAAATCGCGCAAGGACGACGTGATCATCACGGCGGGTTACCGCGTCGGGCCGATGGAGGTCGAGGAGGCGATCCTCGAACACGACGACGTGGCCCAGGCGGGCGTCGTCGGCGTCCCCGACGACACGCGGGGCGAGATCATCAAGGCGTTCGTCGAGCCGGGCGCCGGGGTCGAGGAGTCGGATCGACTGCGCGGGGAGATCCGCGACCTGGTCCGCGATCGGCTGGCCGAATACGAGTATCCCCGTGAGATCGAGTTCGTCGCGGAACTGCCACAGACGACGACCGGGAAGATCCGGCGGACGGACCTTCGCGATCGCGAGACGGATTAA
- a CDS encoding YqjF family protein, producing the protein MNAPSLLRMRWEDVLFAHWAVEPSVVEAQLPAGLSADTYDGDAYLGVVGFRMASIRPRGVPFGRTFPELNLRTYVEGPDGPGIYFFNLDADDRLGVALARRLFRLPYYRAQQSLTETDDGFRLRSARIHSGAPPAGFDGTYRPIGPASEPEPASLEGFLAERYRFYVATDAGRVYVGPVSHPPWPLQTAELEIRENDLFAVNGFDDPAGDPLVHYSPGVDVKATAIRPVDAIIPGSG; encoded by the coding sequence ATGAACGCGCCGTCGTTGCTGCGGATGCGCTGGGAGGACGTGCTCTTCGCCCACTGGGCCGTCGAACCGTCCGTGGTCGAGGCGCAACTCCCCGCCGGCCTGTCGGCGGACACGTACGACGGCGACGCCTATCTCGGCGTCGTCGGCTTCCGAATGGCGTCGATCCGGCCCCGCGGCGTTCCGTTCGGCAGAACCTTCCCCGAGTTGAACCTCCGGACCTACGTCGAGGGGCCGGACGGGCCCGGGATCTACTTCTTCAACCTCGACGCCGACGATCGGCTGGGCGTCGCCCTGGCCCGGCGCCTGTTCAGGTTGCCCTACTACCGCGCGCAGCAGTCGCTCACGGAGACCGACGACGGGTTCCGGCTCCGGAGCGCGCGGATTCACTCGGGAGCCCCGCCGGCCGGCTTCGACGGGACCTACCGACCGATCGGGCCTGCGTCGGAACCGGAACCCGCATCGCTCGAGGGCTTCCTCGCGGAGCGCTACCGGTTCTACGTTGCCACCGACGCGGGTCGCGTCTACGTCGGCCCCGTCTCACACCCGCCGTGGCCGTTGCAGACGGCTGAACTGGAAATCAGGGAGAACGACCTGTTCGCGGTCAACGGGTTCGACGACCCGGCAGGCGACCCCCTGGTCCACTACAGTCCCGGCGTCGACGTGAAGGCCACTGCCATCCGACCCGTCGACGCGATCATCCCGGGGTCCGGGTAG
- a CDS encoding thioredoxin family protein, whose amino-acid sequence MVALDSEDDAIQRGEPAPDFELPAASGGTRSLSDFADRDALLVVFTCNHCPYAQAKFEELNHIAGEYDTVGVVGINPNDAAEYPDDSFERMQELVEDGTIKYDAYLRDEDQSVAREYGAVCTPDPFLFANDGGEFDLVYHGRIDDALNPDEKAKKREMRDIIDRLLAGELIDDEFRPSRGCSIKWTDE is encoded by the coding sequence ATGGTCGCACTCGATTCCGAAGACGACGCCATCCAGCGCGGCGAACCCGCACCCGACTTCGAACTCCCGGCCGCGAGCGGCGGCACCCGCTCGCTGTCGGATTTCGCCGACAGGGACGCGCTGCTGGTCGTGTTCACCTGCAATCACTGCCCCTACGCGCAGGCGAAGTTCGAGGAACTGAACCACATCGCCGGCGAGTACGACACGGTCGGCGTCGTCGGGATCAACCCCAACGACGCCGCGGAGTACCCCGACGATTCCTTCGAGCGAATGCAGGAACTCGTCGAGGACGGGACGATCAAGTACGACGCCTACCTGCGCGACGAGGACCAGTCGGTCGCCCGCGAGTACGGCGCCGTCTGCACCCCCGATCCGTTCCTCTTCGCCAACGACGGCGGCGAGTTCGACCTCGTCTACCACGGCCGCATCGACGACGCCCTGAACCCCGACGAGAAGGCGAAAAAGCGGGAGATGCGCGACATCATCGACCGGCTGCTGGCCGGCGAGTTGATCGACGACGAGTTCAGACCCTCCCGGGGCTGTTCGATCAAGTGGACGGACGAGTGA
- a CDS encoding DoxX family protein — MATTVDTRNALGDAVSLDLSGSWAGYWVALLRLVTGWWFFHAGITKYANLWTGADPFTATGWLTGATQGTVIAPVTVWFGNNAPWFVNFMIPFGETMIGLALMLGLLVRFAAFWGAVLMAFFYLGNAGFAHGFVNGDLMGLLLFGTVLVLGAGRIAGLDRYVEQWELVQNHPRLKYLLG, encoded by the coding sequence ATGGCAACAACCGTCGACACCCGGAACGCACTCGGCGACGCCGTGTCGCTCGACCTCTCGGGGTCGTGGGCCGGCTACTGGGTCGCACTGTTGCGACTCGTGACCGGCTGGTGGTTCTTCCACGCGGGGATCACCAAGTACGCGAACCTCTGGACTGGCGCCGACCCGTTCACGGCGACGGGCTGGCTGACCGGCGCGACACAGGGCACCGTCATCGCCCCCGTCACCGTCTGGTTCGGGAACAACGCCCCGTGGTTCGTGAACTTCATGATCCCCTTCGGCGAGACCATGATCGGCCTGGCGCTCATGCTGGGCCTGCTGGTCAGGTTCGCGGCCTTCTGGGGCGCCGTCCTGATGGCGTTCTTCTACCTGGGGAACGCCGGCTTCGCCCACGGGTTCGTCAACGGCGACCTCATGGGCCTGCTCCTGTTCGGGACGGTGCTGGTCCTCGGCGCTGGCCGGATCGCCGGCCTGGACCGGTACGTCGAACAGTGGGAGCTGGTCCAGAACCACCCGCGGCTGAAGTACCTGCTCGGCTAA
- a CDS encoding mechanosensitive ion channel family protein, which translates to MKRSLGLLSLVAAVGCGVAAGVVGELGLGSVEGLAVALVAVKVLSALAVALAGLGFYLLFAGWVATVGASKRRHHDVRGVLRLAFGVGTVVAVLGVVTEQWVGLLFSLGIVGFAVTFALQQPLFSLLGWMYIMLKRPYQVGDRVAIEGSKGDVVEVSFLVTTLWEINGELVSSNQPSGRIITMPNSVVLSSHVKNFTREEFPYVWNELTIQVAYETDLEFARETMAGVADDLLGDQMAARINTYRERLDETPVELEVQDRPSVNLVQQESWVELRLRYLVDPRKGQRTKNRLYERILAEFNEHPDRIAFPVSRNR; encoded by the coding sequence GTGAAACGATCGCTGGGGCTGCTCTCGCTGGTCGCCGCCGTGGGTTGCGGCGTGGCCGCCGGCGTGGTCGGGGAACTGGGGCTGGGGAGCGTCGAGGGGCTCGCAGTGGCGCTCGTCGCAGTGAAGGTCCTGTCGGCACTGGCGGTCGCGCTGGCGGGCCTCGGGTTCTACCTGCTTTTCGCTGGCTGGGTCGCGACCGTCGGGGCGAGCAAGCGCCGCCACCACGACGTGCGCGGCGTGCTCAGGCTGGCCTTCGGCGTCGGGACGGTGGTGGCGGTCCTCGGCGTCGTCACCGAGCAGTGGGTCGGCCTGCTCTTCTCGCTGGGGATCGTCGGGTTCGCGGTCACCTTCGCGCTCCAGCAGCCCCTCTTTTCGCTGCTGGGCTGGATGTACATCATGCTCAAACGGCCCTACCAGGTCGGCGACCGGGTCGCCATCGAGGGGTCGAAAGGCGACGTGGTCGAGGTCTCCTTCCTCGTGACGACGCTGTGGGAGATCAACGGCGAACTGGTCTCCTCGAATCAGCCCTCCGGCCGGATCATCACCATGCCCAACAGCGTGGTGCTGTCCTCGCACGTCAAGAACTTCACCCGGGAGGAGTTCCCCTACGTCTGGAACGAACTGACCATCCAGGTCGCCTACGAGACGGACCTCGAATTCGCCCGGGAGACCATGGCCGGCGTCGCCGACGACCTCCTCGGCGACCAGATGGCCGCCCGGATCAACACGTACCGGGAGCGACTCGACGAGACGCCCGTGGAACTGGAAGTGCAGGACCGACCATCGGTCAACCTCGTCCAGCAGGAGTCCTGGGTGGAGTTACGGCTGCGCTACCTCGTCGATCCCCGGAAGGGCCAGCGGACGAAGAATCGGCTCTACGAACGGATCCTCGCCGAGTTCAACGAGCATCCCGACCGGATCGCCTTCCCGGTGAGCCGGAATCGGTAG
- a CDS encoding O-methyltransferase, which translates to MAAEILPAANAAFASAIGPDPDDVIEAMDERADTDGFPTVGPAVGGWLQWLARTIEARRVFEFGSGFGYSAYWFARALPDDGEIVLTEVDEGELDLAREYMKRGGFDDLARYELGDAIETVAEYDGPFDAVLIDNEKARYREAFEAVRSKVPEGGLVIADNAMTAGPMDFDALSALVEGEDPGEVDEHTAGVADYLDRVGSDPDFETVLLPLGEGVALSHRVA; encoded by the coding sequence ATGGCTGCAGAGATCCTCCCGGCCGCGAACGCAGCGTTCGCCAGCGCGATCGGTCCGGACCCCGACGACGTGATCGAGGCGATGGACGAGCGGGCCGACACCGATGGGTTCCCGACCGTCGGGCCGGCCGTCGGCGGCTGGCTCCAGTGGCTCGCCCGGACGATCGAGGCCCGCCGGGTCTTCGAGTTCGGGTCGGGCTTTGGCTACTCGGCGTACTGGTTCGCGCGGGCGCTCCCCGACGACGGCGAGATCGTCCTCACGGAGGTCGACGAGGGCGAACTCGATCTGGCGCGCGAGTACATGAAACGGGGTGGCTTCGACGACCTGGCGCGGTACGAACTCGGCGACGCGATCGAAACGGTGGCGGAGTACGACGGCCCCTTCGACGCCGTCCTCATCGACAACGAGAAGGCTCGCTACCGTGAGGCCTTCGAGGCCGTTCGGTCGAAGGTCCCCGAGGGCGGCCTCGTGATCGCGGACAACGCGATGACCGCGGGACCGATGGACTTCGACGCGCTCTCGGCGCTCGTCGAGGGGGAGGATCCCGGCGAGGTGGACGAACACACCGCGGGGGTCGCGGACTATCTGGATCGCGTGGGGAGCGACCCGGACTTCGAGACCGTGCTGTTGCCGCTCGGGGAGGGGGTCGCCCTGAGCCACCGCGTCGCGTGA
- a CDS encoding chemotaxis protein CheC, which yields MIDIRKLSIFNKMAKEGGNTVADHMSQMTGMNTQMEITKINFIDIPDIMTHVGDDEQIGIYIEMLEPPHGHVLFLFNADSAKRLAAGMLGEMGGTDPEANGFTEMEKSAIQEIGNIMTSGFIDGWANVLETTIDMSTPNFTFGPGSGTVDEIIGDRDTDMALMFDSHVHAQDEDIDVTVYTFPELEELVGLMQRLEV from the coding sequence ATGATCGACATTCGGAAGCTGAGTATTTTCAACAAGATGGCCAAAGAGGGTGGGAACACGGTCGCGGACCACATGAGCCAGATGACCGGGATGAACACGCAGATGGAGATCACGAAGATCAACTTCATCGACATCCCGGACATCATGACACACGTCGGGGACGACGAACAGATCGGCATCTACATCGAGATGCTGGAACCGCCCCACGGGCACGTCCTCTTTCTGTTCAACGCCGACAGCGCCAAGCGCCTGGCCGCCGGGATGCTCGGCGAGATGGGCGGGACCGACCCCGAGGCGAATGGGTTCACCGAGATGGAGAAGAGCGCGATCCAGGAGATCGGCAACATCATGACCAGCGGGTTCATCGACGGCTGGGCGAACGTCCTCGAGACGACCATCGACATGTCGACGCCCAACTTCACCTTCGGGCCCGGCAGCGGCACCGTCGACGAGATCATCGGCGACCGCGACACCGACATGGCGCTCATGTTCGACTCCCACGTCCACGCCCAGGACGAGGACATCGACGTCACGGTGTACACCTTCCCCGAACTCGAGGAGCTCGTGGGACTGATGCAGCGACTCGAAGTATAA
- a CDS encoding long-chain fatty acid--CoA ligase encodes MPGGTDQTLRPFLWRAENMYADTEIVSRTHDGIERYTYEEYGERTAQLAHALTGAGIDEGDRVATFCWNHHRHFETYFAVPTVGAQLHTINPLLPDEHIQFIVENASDKVIFVDPSLAEKLAGAYDPDSFESVDQFVIMGDAVPDLPYDAVDYESFIDGEETDYDWPVVGEDQPAGMCYTSGTTGKPKGVEYTQKMLWSHTMATMTPQGLGIEDDDVVMPVVPMFHVNAWGMPFSTTAAGAKHVYPGPSPEPADIAQLIEEEGVTITAGVPTVWLGLQEYMQAGNEVDLSELETVIIGGSAAPKAMIEWFDQYDVSVTHAWGMTEMSPIGSVAHLKSGLAEDLSYDEQLDRRAKQGLIVPGLEFKVIDDDGNEVPWNGEDFGELYVRGPWVTQEYFKRPEANETDFEGNWLKTGDVVTVDEDGYLQIVDRAKDVIKSGGEWISSVELENAIMAHDDVAEAAVVGVPHERWQERPVAFIVPTEGTDPDVLADELREMISADYPKWWLPDDFIQIDEVPKTATGKFSKKDLREEYADENLVEGQVPEDAAPESE; translated from the coding sequence ATGCCAGGCGGTACTGACCAGACCCTGCGACCGTTCCTGTGGCGCGCGGAGAACATGTACGCCGACACGGAGATCGTCTCCCGTACTCACGACGGCATCGAACGCTACACTTACGAGGAGTACGGTGAGCGAACCGCCCAACTCGCCCACGCCCTCACCGGCGCCGGTATCGACGAGGGCGACCGGGTCGCCACGTTCTGCTGGAACCACCACCGCCACTTCGAGACCTACTTCGCGGTCCCGACGGTGGGCGCGCAACTGCACACGATCAACCCGCTGCTGCCCGACGAACACATCCAGTTCATCGTCGAGAACGCGAGCGATAAGGTAATCTTCGTCGACCCGTCGCTGGCGGAGAAACTCGCCGGCGCGTACGACCCCGACTCCTTCGAGAGCGTCGACCAGTTCGTGATCATGGGCGACGCCGTCCCCGACCTGCCCTACGACGCGGTCGACTACGAGTCGTTCATCGACGGGGAGGAGACCGACTACGACTGGCCGGTCGTCGGCGAGGACCAGCCGGCCGGGATGTGTTACACCTCGGGCACCACGGGCAAGCCCAAGGGCGTCGAGTACACCCAGAAGATGCTCTGGAGCCACACGATGGCGACCATGACGCCCCAGGGCCTGGGCATCGAAGACGACGACGTGGTGATGCCGGTCGTTCCGATGTTCCACGTCAACGCCTGGGGAATGCCGTTCTCGACGACCGCCGCGGGCGCGAAACACGTCTACCCTGGCCCATCGCCCGAACCCGCCGACATCGCCCAGTTGATCGAAGAGGAGGGCGTCACCATCACCGCGGGCGTCCCGACCGTGTGGCTCGGCCTCCAGGAGTACATGCAGGCCGGCAACGAGGTCGACCTCTCGGAACTCGAGACCGTGATCATCGGCGGCTCCGCCGCCCCGAAGGCCATGATCGAGTGGTTCGACCAGTACGACGTCTCGGTCACCCACGCGTGGGGCATGACGGAGATGTCGCCCATCGGCTCGGTCGCCCACCTCAAGTCCGGGCTGGCCGAGGACCTCTCCTACGACGAGCAACTCGACCGCCGCGCCAAGCAGGGCCTGATCGTCCCCGGCCTCGAGTTCAAGGTCATCGACGACGACGGGAACGAGGTCCCCTGGAACGGCGAGGACTTCGGCGAACTGTACGTCCGCGGCCCCTGGGTCACCCAGGAGTACTTCAAGAGACCCGAGGCCAACGAGACCGACTTCGAGGGCAACTGGCTGAAGACCGGTGACGTGGTCACCGTCGACGAGGACGGCTACCTCCAGATCGTCGACCGCGCGAAGGACGTGATCAAGTCGGGCGGGGAGTGGATCTCCTCGGTCGAACTCGAGAACGCCATCATGGCCCACGACGACGTGGCCGAGGCCGCCGTGGTCGGCGTCCCCCACGAGCGCTGGCAGGAGCGACCCGTCGCCTTCATCGTCCCGACGGAGGGCACAGATCCGGACGTCCTCGCCGACGAGTTGCGCGAGATGATCTCCGCGGACTACCCCAAGTGGTGGCTCCCGGACGACTTCATCCAGATCGACGAAGTGCCAAAGACCGCCACCGGGAAGTTCTCGAAGAAGGACCTCCGCGAGGAGTACGCCGACGAGAACCTGGTCGAGGGCCAGGTGCCCGAGGACGCCGCGCCCGAGAGCGAATAG
- a CDS encoding PAS domain-containing sensor histidine kinase, producing the protein MTPDDLSYRPHFERAPIGIFELDDQCEYVDANPFACELVGYSREELHGMSITDLAPEGDDFGDLPSFTDVSEAGAIRTDGAIRRKDGTVIEVRIEAATLDDDRFVAYVQDISEQKEHERRLENQLENLEILNQVLRHDVRNDLQLVTAYTDLLADNCDTAQEAEYLEKIATSADHAVELTDTAREIADVMRSVTLDEQLIDLQRRLEKEVSEIRSSYSEAAITCETPIPAVRVQANEMIASVFRNLLKNAIQHNDKPMAEVTVSVTEDDETVTVRIADNGPGVADDQKEAIFGKGERNLNSAGTGIGLYLVDSLVTSYSGSVWVEDNEPEGSVFVVQLPKAE; encoded by the coding sequence ATGACGCCGGATGACCTGTCGTATCGCCCGCACTTCGAGCGGGCACCGATCGGCATTTTCGAGCTGGACGATCAGTGTGAGTACGTGGATGCAAATCCGTTCGCCTGTGAACTGGTCGGCTACTCCCGGGAGGAACTCCACGGGATGTCGATTACCGACCTGGCCCCGGAAGGGGACGACTTCGGTGACCTCCCGTCGTTCACCGACGTCAGCGAAGCGGGAGCGATCCGAACCGACGGCGCGATTCGCCGGAAAGACGGTACCGTGATCGAGGTGCGAATCGAGGCTGCTACGCTCGACGACGACCGCTTCGTGGCCTACGTCCAGGATATCAGCGAACAGAAAGAGCACGAGCGGCGGCTCGAGAACCAGCTCGAGAACCTCGAAATCCTGAATCAGGTCCTTCGACACGACGTTCGGAACGACCTGCAACTGGTGACTGCCTACACCGATCTGCTCGCGGACAACTGCGATACTGCGCAGGAAGCGGAGTATCTCGAGAAGATCGCTACCAGTGCCGACCACGCCGTCGAACTCACGGACACGGCACGGGAGATCGCCGACGTGATGCGCTCGGTGACGCTGGACGAGCAACTGATCGACCTGCAGCGGCGTCTCGAGAAAGAAGTCTCCGAAATCCGGTCGTCGTACTCCGAGGCGGCTATCACCTGTGAGACGCCAATTCCCGCAGTCAGGGTGCAGGCAAACGAGATGATCGCCTCCGTGTTTCGGAACTTGCTGAAAAACGCCATTCAGCACAACGACAAGCCGATGGCAGAGGTAACCGTCTCGGTGACCGAGGACGACGAGACGGTGACAGTACGGATCGCCGACAACGGCCCCGGCGTCGCCGACGACCAGAAGGAGGCCATTTTCGGAAAGGGTGAACGGAACCTCAACAGCGCGGGAACCGGGATCGGTCTGTATCTCGTCGACTCGCTCGTCACGAGCTATTCCGGGTCGGTGTGGGTCGAAGACAACGAGCCCGAGGGATCGGTGTTCGTCGTGCAACTCCCGAAGGCGGAGTGA
- a CDS encoding PAS domain-containing protein: protein MRSDETMDSIVVHDGLEIVYADPAFCTLLGIESQDAVLGLALTDLVTPEYSGALSDQMARIETGEARALGLEVELQMGTGQPQRVIVTSSLIEWDGAQRIQTSVLPIAEVDSTTGRLLRERAMDEAPIGITIADATRADEPLVYVNDGFCELTGYSREGVLGRNCRFLQGESTRDEPVARMRAAIEAEEAVTVQLRNYRKDGSMFWNRVTIVPIRSESGAVTNYLGYQQDVTAEKRFEQDLTLFKEQADGSDKAIFTTDPDGTIRYVNPAFEELTGYTADEAIGRTPRILKSGQQDEEFYEHLWEQITAGEVWEAELTNQTKHGELFEVAQKIIPVTDSHGTVTQFVAIEQDITQKLLKTQTLNVLNRVLRHNLRNTLNVIDGHAEVLESAELEPDAREASVEAIRDGARKMLKIAEKTAAIRSIWDPTEDHQTWERFDIEALVETYQARYPDAEITAQIDDDGTIHVRNADLLELALDEAVDNAIVHVQQPHPEIAISLQRDPEESMLCISVADTGPGIPDFERHAIERGEEAPLNHSLGVGFWLMEWVMTTLGGELLVSDNDPRGSIVTLQLPGVSRDVNP from the coding sequence ATGCGATCGGACGAGACGATGGATTCGATTGTCGTTCACGACGGCCTCGAAATCGTCTACGCGGACCCCGCCTTCTGTACACTGCTCGGGATCGAATCACAGGACGCGGTTCTGGGGCTGGCACTGACGGACCTCGTGACGCCCGAGTACAGCGGGGCGCTCTCTGATCAGATGGCGCGAATCGAAACCGGAGAGGCGCGCGCACTCGGCCTCGAAGTCGAACTCCAGATGGGTACCGGCCAGCCCCAGCGTGTGATCGTCACGAGTTCGCTGATCGAGTGGGACGGGGCCCAGCGAATCCAGACTTCGGTCCTCCCGATCGCCGAAGTGGACTCCACGACTGGTCGTTTGCTCCGCGAGAGAGCGATGGACGAAGCGCCGATCGGCATCACGATCGCGGACGCGACTCGAGCCGACGAACCGCTCGTCTACGTCAACGATGGATTTTGCGAACTCACCGGTTATTCTCGGGAGGGCGTCCTCGGCCGGAACTGTCGGTTTCTACAGGGCGAGTCGACGCGCGACGAGCCAGTGGCGCGAATGCGAGCCGCGATCGAGGCCGAGGAAGCCGTCACCGTCCAACTCCGTAACTATCGCAAAGACGGCTCGATGTTCTGGAATCGGGTCACGATCGTCCCGATCCGATCCGAGTCGGGTGCGGTCACCAACTACCTCGGGTACCAGCAGGACGTGACCGCCGAAAAGCGATTCGAGCAAGATCTCACCCTCTTCAAAGAACAGGCCGACGGTTCCGACAAGGCCATCTTCACGACCGATCCGGATGGGACGATCAGGTACGTCAATCCCGCCTTCGAGGAGTTGACCGGATACACCGCCGACGAGGCGATCGGACGGACGCCCCGCATCCTGAAATCCGGACAACAGGACGAGGAATTCTACGAACATCTGTGGGAGCAGATCACCGCCGGCGAGGTGTGGGAGGCCGAACTGACGAATCAGACCAAACACGGAGAGCTGTTCGAAGTCGCACAGAAGATCATCCCCGTCACGGACAGCCACGGGACCGTCACGCAGTTCGTGGCGATCGAACAGGACATCACCCAGAAGCTGCTCAAGACACAGACGCTCAACGTGCTCAATCGGGTGTTGCGACACAATTTACGAAACACGTTGAACGTGATCGACGGGCACGCGGAAGTGCTCGAGTCCGCGGAGCTGGAACCGGACGCACGGGAGGCCTCCGTCGAAGCGATCCGGGACGGCGCCAGAAAGATGCTGAAAATCGCCGAGAAGACGGCGGCCATCCGATCGATCTGGGACCCGACCGAAGACCACCAGACCTGGGAGCGGTTCGATATCGAGGCGCTCGTCGAGACGTATCAGGCCCGGTACCCGGACGCGGAGATTACCGCGCAGATCGACGACGACGGGACGATTCACGTTCGGAACGCGGATCTGCTCGAACTCGCCCTGGACGAGGCTGTCGATAACGCGATCGTCCACGTCCAGCAGCCCCATCCAGAAATCGCGATTTCGCTGCAACGGGACCCGGAAGAGAGCATGCTCTGCATCTCGGTCGCAGATACTGGGCCCGGGATTCCGGACTTCGAACGGCACGCGATCGAACGTGGGGAGGAGGCGCCCCTGAATCACAGTCTCGGCGTCGGATTCTGGCTGATGGAGTGGGTGATGACGACACTCGGTGGCGAGCTGCTGGTGTCCGACAACGACCCTCGGGGGAGTATCGTAACCCTCCAGCTACCGGGTGTGAGTCGCGACGTGAATCCGTAA